AATGGAATTGAACTGAACTGGAAACAGCCTTCAGCAGACGGAAGTTTCCAGTTGCAGCTGCAGAagcattatgaaaatatttgtcCGTTTTGTAAGAGATGTTCAACATTCGCTACTATACGTCTTGCAATGGAAATACAATTTCTGGGTCAGCATGCTCTAGAGCGGTTCTAAACTCCACTAAAATATACACTTTTGCTTACATTTCTTTCACAATCCTCCGCTTATTATAAATGAACCTAGAGGATATTCTctttgaaaaacaaaaattaacaatGTCATTTTTCTGATGCGTGTTGAGCACCATTACCAGGTATTTCACTTTCGGCGTATGATGGTGTTGCCAGATAAGCAAGCAATTAATATCGTAAGTAGCGTGTGTTGGGACAGTTAAATGGCATCGCAAATATTGACTCGGCGGTCCCGGAGCCTCGTGGCGGGATGCCTGGCGCTCCGCCAACGCCACTTGTGTATAACTACActacgcgccgccgccgcaccgtGTCGACGGAGAAAACATCAAAACGTTCTGAAACTCCTAACATTTGCGTAATACAAAACTTTTTCCGACGCCTGACTTTTACTAATGGTGTTAAAGTCAACGCTGAAGTGTTAAATTCCGCTAAGTAGCGCTTGGCATTAAGTTACAGAGCTAACATAttcaatgtaggtacctatgtttaatACGTACATATCTAACTAAAAATTCAGAAGAATTTTGATTAAGTATGCCGCGTCTCGCCCGGATGAAAATTTACTTTCAAATAAAAAGCGGTTTCGCGACGGATTATACCACAATGTGTTATTACAGTCCAAGTTAATCTCTTTTGTTATGAGTTCTGAAAGGATTAAGGGGATTTACTTCTTTCCTCTCATGCAGCCTGTTCAATAAAGCCTCAAAGGCTTCATTTCCGCGGTGAAACACCAATCAACACCCCGATAGGTTTAACATTATCTACTTGTAGGTGCTAGATAATTGATTGAGCTCAATAAAGTCGAAAGGTCATTTAGTAGGTTTCACGATGGCATTATATCGTTTATTTGCTCATACGTAATTCGATAGAACATTAATTTTATATCAGCTCTCACTCTTGCGTGTGTACGTAATTAGTACTGAAAAGCTAACATGTTGATAAGGTTTCCTTCCGTTTACCCGGAGAAGGTTTTTGCGTAGGAAATAGGAACGTATGTACACATCCGGTATTGCTTTGCGGGCGCGTCGTGCACCCGAATTAATGGCTTCAATTTGAATACGAGTACAGACTACTGCCGTCTTGACGCCTCCTGGCGGTGGTTAATGCAAATTTCCGTCTAGTGGCGAGAAATTCCTCAAGCGGATCTATAGTGTTGGGGTTGGGTGTCAATCAGGCATTCAGTATCTGGAAGCTGTCAGCGTGGCACATCGCGTGTAGATTCTCTagatatattatgatattagaaaatgcacaatttttttaggttataatATTATACGGGTGATACTTAGTTAAAACCACTTGCCTCACAAGGATCTTTCAAACTTGCATATAAGTATAGTTCCCAAAGGCACCCTAACAGTGACTCCCAAGACATAATTTTTTGAAATCATGCAAATGCGACCTCGTAAACTCATCAATTTAATGATAGATTAACCTAAAACTGGGTATAAATCTGGTTAAGACCACCATGTAGTTACGAGTATAATGGGGGTGTAACGACCACTGTAAACGTTTGAGTTAAGAGTCGCTATTATGGATATTTtatccataatatttatttattttcgtaaagTATGGAAAATCAAAGACCGGATTCGTCCTGATGGTCGCGAAGTTGGAATCTCGACACAATGCGAATTTTAATTCGTTTGTGGTGAgttccggcggttccgcggccgactccctgacactgcggggttgcgtaaTGGTGTTGCTAGACTAAGTAATTTAACTCACCTATGTCTATGTGTAATTgtgctccaacagtttttatatattaaaactatATCACAGCCTCATTTAAGTGTTACAACGTGATAGTAGTTATGGTCAACTTATGTATATCGCCATAATATATAGGCACGTCAACAtaccacaatataataattaaaaatataaaaaagtgtgtgcgtgtaatatttacgcgcgattggagtaaaacttctttaacaCTTTAACGTGTGTGCGTgcgtcactactgagcgttacttcggtcagaaaaaaaaatctgagttaccctctagtcgcgcctaaagaagttttacttcaaaaaccgAACGGTCGGTGTTATGAATTACTTAATTTCGCCCATTTTTCTTGGATAGAGACTATCCCAGTGTCCTTGGTTTCCTGCCTCTTAATTATGTCATTTAGCTTTTGCGTTTAAGTACCTAAGGTATCTCGCCCGAAATAATTCTGCTATTATAGGTTACTCTTTTCCTCAGTATCGGATTATTACATAACGTTGGACCTTGTAATGTAGTGAATAAGTAAGTCACAAGAACATGCTGAAATGACATAAaattttagcaacgaaaactgaTGTACTAGATATAGATGTATGTTACTTAAATGTTCTTgagaaatgagagcgtaacttcgattatATGGAGGCGGTTTTATGGCGGCGGGTTCTTGTGACTTAATTTACCTGTGCCGGTATatctaaataaacataaaacatacaTACTTAACTCTGTATGTAATACAAGGAGGTTAATCAAAGTAATACCTATTTGTTACAGTGGACACAACAGCGCAGTACGACGCTGTGCGGGCTTATCTAAAGGAGCTGGACATCTCCAGTGCCGTCTGGGTCGGCCTTATCCGCAGTAATCCCGATGGAGACTTCACCTGGACGTAAGTTAACTTTTCATTGTTCACGTTTCGTACTAGAGAACCTGTTAAGGAGCTATATTTTGTagcttattaattatataatttaacttACATTGAGGTTGCGCAGAAGTGTTTTGCTAGGGTAGGGGCCGTCAAGCCGCGGCTCGCTTTGAAAGTACAATTGCGACTCTTTAAGTCGCTCAAAAGATTGACATTTGAGTTTTTAGACAACTAGAAATTGTGATTGGCTCTTCCTCTTAAAATTTTGCTGACCCCTGGACTATAGGGAATGATATCTAGTACCAGGAGCAGACCCTAGATTAGCTATATCCATACAAACAATCTGAtgtgatttttaaataatacaattttaattacatGCCATGATGCTTTCTCAGAGTAAGTAGCTACAAATTTAAGCATAGGTTAAGTCTATGCTTAAATTTATCGTTTCTTtaatgtatacaaaatcgaGTGTAATATGGCAGGGACTACCGCGGCTTAAGCGGAGAAGGGTACTGGAGCTCAGCCCCCGACGCGCGCTCGGCCCCGCTATGTGCCGCCGCAGACCCGGCCGCCGACTACCGCTGGGAGGCTCGAGCCTGCGGCGGGCCTACTGTAGCCTCCTTCATATGTGAACTACCTGGTGAGTAGACTGCCGCAGCCGCAGGTCTAGGCCTAAGGGCCTCAACGCATGCGTGAGCGGCCACAGACTCGGTGGAGAGCGGGATGCCGGTGGGAAGCCCAAACCTGCCGCGGCCTTCCCTACCCTTTTTATCTTTTTAGCCTTCTTAATATGTGGTCTTCTTGGTAAATCATTAAAACATCCGATAGTTGGAAAGCGTGGATATCCAAACGGATTTATCCACTCTATGtcttaaaatgttttttatcgACATTTAGTGTACAGTAGTGGTTCACTCGTTACTTCTCAATCTATCGCATTgccaatatatatataaaaaaaaacacaacttaAGTTAAATATGAATCTATTACAACTGTAGGTGTAAGGTAATAATGTGTTTGGTAGTTAAAAATGAATTATTCTTCACCAGTGCCTCAATGGGCGCTCGGCAAGGACGGTTGCATGGTGCGCGCGCTGCCGGCGCTGACTGCTCTGTACCTGCCAGAGAGCGCCGCCGTGCAGCTCACCGCCGACTGCGGGCTGGCCGGCGTGAAACGAGTCCAATGTACTGGCAATGTGGTAAGTTCTATGTAAACGGTTTTTTTAAGAGCGTGTACTAATTGGTCCTTACTGAACGGTAAGGATAGTTACGATCTGCCGAAAAGCTAGTACCGTAGCAGTCAAGTAGCAGTGACTAGATCAAATTTCATAGCCTCTTTTATAGAAAGACTACTAGTAggcaattttaaaattaaaaacttcatTTCTCTTAAACAGAAACGCGAAGAGCTGCTGAGAGAGCTGTCCTGTAGTGAAGAAGACGAACCCTCGAGTACTCCGAGCCTGACATCAACCAGCACAATGTGGCCGGCTACTGACACTACTTTCACTGATCAAGAAGTAACTACAGATGAACTATCAACGTCTGAAAATGTTGTTACCGAAGAAAAGGAGATAAGTAATTCACCGCCACATATTACTGAAATTTCTACTCCATTCAGTTTACATTCAGAATCAGAAATTTCCACACCAACAAAATTGAGTTTGAACATCCACAATTACGTTAGAATACCACTAGATAAAGAATTTAATCTAGAACCGATTCATAGTAATGATATTCCACAACCAGAACACCAAGAAACTACTATTGGTAAGGagcatcttaaaaatatcgagAATAACAAGAGTTATCAACATCGGCTCTTACACGATGAGATGACTCGACTAGGCAATTCAGAAATTATATTTACACAGCCCACTGATCATTTTGTGCCACCGCTCGTCATGGCGAAAGCAAGAATTAGCGATGATATGACTGTTTTATCTCTAGAAGAAAAGCATGCCCAACAAATAGCTGAACACCAGCGCTTATATAACCATAATAAATTAGTGGAGCATATCAGTGTCACACCATCTCCAGATACAACCCCTAATGCAATATCAAGTACTCTAACCCCAACAAACGTTATTAAAGAACAAAAATCAACAGATACGCCAGTACTTATAGGCAGTgtgaaaaaagaaacaaaatctaatGTTCCTAAAAAatacttagaaaaatatgatagtCTAAAGGCAAAGACATACAAACTACAAAAAGCTGTTAGTTTTTCCACATTACAACCAATTAGCTCAGAAAAAGAGACTCAAACAGGAATTACAAAATTACAACCAGATTTACACTCTTCTTCAGAAGAGGATCCAAGTATTGATCTCACTGTAATTATAAACGAGCCGGGTGCCGGGAATGgtcaacaaatattttattccaaCCACACTAATACTTTAACGAGAACTGAGCAGGTAGCCAGCATGACGAACTCAAGCATAAAACAACCTGTAATTGAATCATCAACAACAGAAATGCCTATTTTAGCAGCACACCCCGTAACTGAAAATGAGGCACAAGAATCGTCTAGTGTTACGCTCAatcacgaaataattaaaataacaataatcaaTGACAGTACGAGCACTGAAAATTCATCTCCGATTGTATTTGAAGTTTCAACTTTAGTACCACTCTTCAATAATCATTCTGCAGATGTTTTGCCTGCCTCGACCATGTCTGGTAGCGATCATACTATTTCTCCAGCTGTTGGCAATAACTCTGTAACACCTACCACTGTCTTGGCTACAGGTAGTTCAAGCAGTACAACACATTCTTCTGTAGAAAATAATTCAGTCAGACATTCTAACTCAGAGTTAACTACTATTTACATGGTTACCAACACagacaaaaatgtttctacGACCGAACCGCCAGTCACATCACCAGAAATAATAACAGAGACCGCCACTTTAGCCACAACAACGTTATTAGTAAATGCGAATGCCACCGAAGAAATTACCAAAGCTGTCAATATGACTGCTGCTACCACTATGAAAATAGAAGCTTCGACACCAGCACAAATTGAGATATTTAACCACACCGATAATTTTGGAGAAGACCACGAGAACGAAGAGCATGATGGAGAAATGATAGATGATTATCAATCACCGTTACTTTCAGCTGCCAACGAGCCACTGCATCGACCGCGGTCCCGAAGACCATTGCCTAACCCGAACCACATCAAAAAATTTAATCCATTCCGCATATTAGGTTAGGATAGCAAACATGACTGTAATGACTGCCACAAAATAGAATTCTACTGGGGATGAATGAGGACTGAAGAAATATACACTGCATTTCATTCATAGAATTAGTACTGTCACACGAGAGTGATATGGTGCACTTAATTTTAAAGCATGATGTATTATTTGTGCGAATAGTCATTGCCGTTAAATGTtacacttacatatttatttaaataggtatacacAGTATGCCATGTTTACAATTACATGCAcgatttgttatttacttattttattacgagATCTAAGTTGTAAATCTCTAGATTAATCAATTAATTCCATtctgttaatattgtcttcggttaccgcgatagttactcatgaaataaaactatgaaaacggattatatcgcgtatattgaatttataatacatcccgacgtttcgaactctttacagcgttcgtggtcaacgggtgaccacgaacgctgtaaagagttcgaaacgtcgggatgtattataaatttaatatacgcgatataatccgttttcatagttttattccattCTGTTATTTcaactaataataaaaataatttgatgaaGCCTATTGTCGAAGAAAAAAAAGGCTTTCTTTATAGGTGTACCTAATTATCAGGAAATGATGATTAGGATAATATAGGTCGTTATAAACTTCGAACAATTTTTAGCCGAAGGTATTAGTCAATTCtattgatttaaaatatagcatagctataatttataattgtaactatAGGGATCGGTCATAGTACTCGAATTCATTTACTCGTATACCTAATGATACGTATCACACACAATTTTGAGATTGCCAAAATACACACAACCTTAATATTAGTATCTACCGTACATAGAACTTTAGATAGTGAGCAGGATTATTTTAATAGGAGAactataaaataagtataattaagcATAGCGAGCGGTGATCATGTTCATGTTATGGTGGAACTCACAATCATATCATGTAGGTTAAGAATCTGTGTTTGATgacgttatttttatgtaaaactttTTGGAGTTGTAGATGTGCACAAGTGAATTAATTTGTGAACACGGAGGCTGAAAGAGATATGTGGGGTTTGGACTTTTGGACTTGGACGACCTTTGCGGCGGGTGATTCTTTAAGAGGGTAAATTATTATATGGAGTCGaatatttacataggtacttatttgaaCTTCGAAGCTTTTTAACGAAGTTGTTCATACTTAAATTGGAATTACGCGCCGCGAGGGCTCATTATTTGGCAGATGATATTATAACAATGTATGTTATTTTTTGTGGTCAGATCTATTTGTCATTTATGTAGTAATTTTAgactattaaaattttacaataaacatttaaaaaaaaccagttatttttaattaaccgCATATTGCCAAATCAATttggtacctacctaacttAATGCAAGTTTTTATATGTAAGTTGAATAttagcattttattattattattatttattattattccttaTAATTAACACTTACAGTCAAGCTACACATGTTAAAAGGAGTGACATTATATTAACAATGAGAGATTACTCAACATAGATAGCTAAAATGCTAACTATACAATAATTGAGCTCGGTGTCGTTACAGACTCCAGGTATCGGTTACTAGCTTTcataaatattgatattttataaaacaacgaCGCCGTAATCCTCTGAGGAATGCAATGTTGGATGTTGGATTGGATGCAGTACTGCTAGTTGCCTAGCCTACCTAAACCAAACGCTTTCCACACATACAATCAAGTAAATTCGAAGGTATATTATGGTCGAGTAGGATGAAATTTTCTTTTAGTTCCTGCGAGCGGCGCAGCTCGAGTTTATAAGGTAGCTAGTAAGCTCGCGGTAAGTCGCAAGTTTCGGGACACTCCGCCGCAGTCAATATTGGCTGAGCACTCACGACATCTCACTCGAGAGCCAACTTCACCTCAAGCCACCCTGAAGGATGCATACTTTTCCTATTCGTATGTATTTACTATCGCAAAGAAGTACGAAAAGAAACTATTAAACTCTGGGATATGCAGTAGGTATGTATACAGTAGCGGCAATTCTATcttattttttcagatacatttgcatatattttttaataatttctcaaaaacggctccagcgtttttgatgaaatttacTATATAGGGGCGTATGAAAATGACGATTCGATTAAGCTAGggttcattttgaaaataattagtttggccgagttttcgcggtagcccggtgggtactaaattgtaaagtaatgatgcgATTTAATCTTAACACCAGAGGTTAACGAGGCAgaaaaatcgatccatctaggttttattgttggtaagattcgatTTTGAAGTAtaataagaaatatattttaaagttttataacatacattaattggggtgtgtgaagtccccaatctgtattgtgctaacgtggttgGCCACGTTATGATGacacaatcattgtttacatgatatatatagtctaatttcatgaattttcgAGTGAATGCCTGCAAGAAACAgcagtatgatagatttttGGCCGCTACTATACCTacacctacatatgtatataggaaaaaaacagtaagtatacacaattcaaattaaaattcttCACGTCCACTGTTTTTGTGATGATATTGCTTTACCTGCGAGaataaacaattaattattatgatatttttaagaataataatttaaatacatttaagtcACACGTCAATGCTTGGCTAATACAGAGATGTTTTTAAAGTATAAATgaattttcaaataattttttgaTTGTGTTTGACTtcgattttatttaatttaattttgttattgcaTGATTTGTATTAGGTAAGAGTTtagattatgatttatgattgtaTTAATGCATCATTCGTTGTAAGAGTAAGAGTAGATAGGAAATGCTTGTTTGTACACCTGTAAAGGTAGAGTCTTGGTGAGTCCATGTAAAATTGTTACAATAGTAATTTCTGGCAATGTAACCCATTTCTCAAAAAAAGATTATGAATATGATTACagaattaaaataacaacaaaattaaataaaaaaataaatagttgtaGGCTTTTTTACACCAGAAACACCGTAACGGTGATATCTCCGCCTACAAACTTTCCAAACATAAAGCATTGtacaacactgatttaaactttcacgatttttactcattattatttacaacgacgggacttaatcgcgtaaaataagtcctTTAGACGCATAATGCCAAAAACGCAAAACGCCAAAGACGTGTATTGCCAAATTCTGTTAATGCCAAACACGTGGAATGCCAAAGCTGTATAAAAACCAAATACGCATAATgccaaacattttaaaaaaccAAATACGCATAATGCCAAAAGCTAATGACACCCAGCAAATTATTTGATATCATCCAAacctttttttcatttttgtacGAAACCCCTCGACCCGTTCTAGACGGAgcaccgcttcgcggggctcctacttctgggcggtttgcccttcgggcatctgaagctgcctaacgaacctaacctacctacctacctacgcttttttccacaaagtgtaatgttttcacactaagggtcggttgcaccaaaccgtctgtcaccgttaaagcgttcgctaaatattattgtataggAATTTTTATAGTACTCGGttgagtgatgttgatcagtctgttaagtatggttggtgcaactggcgctaaatcaataggtaggtaggttaggttcgttaggtagcttcagatgcccaaagggcaaaccgcccagaaattcgcggggctccgtctagttaaatTGCCAGGGTTATGTAGGTACTCatacaaaaattgaaaaatcttGGAAACAGATTGATCTGAACTCTGGCGTTATGCGTTTTTGGCATTATGCGTTTTTTGGCATTCTGCGTTTATGGCATAAAGCGTATTTGGCGTaatgcgtatttttttttaaattacgcgAAACGACAAAATGGCGTTTTGCGTTTTTGGCATTATGCGTCTAAAGGAAAtaagtaagtgtaagcgaaaacaaatatcgaaagttgaaaaatcgaatattgtgagtgttgtgtgtcgacccggtgacatccctagtgcgcaaaacattcaagttaataaacaagaccaagtgcgggtagttcgaaaatctcgcgcgcctagaagatgttgatgtcaacgtgagccagtcttctccgagaccacggggacaacgccgtcctcgaaacgtcgggggtaaatttaaaacttattttacgcgattaagtcccgtcgttgtgaataataataaagcatTGTTCTAGAAAGCGCTATCAAAAACTTGTCCATTCTTCATTCATTCATCTTAATGCTCGCGAATGGATATATACGCGCGGGCTAACGAGGCAGGTACATGGAAAGCCCATAAAACAGGGAGCCGGGAGCCCGCACTCGATGCAAGTGCGGTGTGAACTGCGCTGATGCAATCCAGGCATAAACGAGTTAAATTCCACTAGAACCTGGAATATCATTATACAAAAAAACGATACTtaccattaaataaaactatgaaaacggattatatcgcgtatattgaatttataatacatcccgacgtttcgaactctttacagcgttcgtggtcaacgggtgactgaggaaaaattacaaaatgcaaaaatacccacatactaaaataatgaacaatcatagactacaaactttaaggctggttgtacatgcaaaatcggttcataaggctagttatacactataattatttttcaagtaaagatatatatatatacgcgataaaaataaactatgccggctccaaccctacaccacggacccgagaagatttaattccctc
This DNA window, taken from Cydia strobilella chromosome 4, ilCydStro3.1, whole genome shotgun sequence, encodes the following:
- the LOC134740740 gene encoding mucin-3B, whose protein sequence is MLWLSVTLLALFASVQGRAVNISNTWVLPEEGFPVFYRYFRDRISWYEADAVCQFHHANLVTVDTTAQYDAVRAYLKELDISSAVWVGLIRSNPDGDFTWTDYRGLSGEGYWSSAPDARSAPLCAAADPAADYRWEARACGGPTVASFICELPVPQWALGKDGCMVRALPALTALYLPESAAVQLTADCGLAGVKRVQCTGNVKREELLRELSCSEEDEPSSTPSLTSTSTMWPATDTTFTDQEVTTDELSTSENVVTEEKEISNSPPHITEISTPFSLHSESEISTPTKLSLNIHNYVRIPLDKEFNLEPIHSNDIPQPEHQETTIGKEHLKNIENNKSYQHRLLHDEMTRLGNSEIIFTQPTDHFVPPLVMAKARISDDMTVLSLEEKHAQQIAEHQRLYNHNKLVEHISVTPSPDTTPNAISSTLTPTNVIKEQKSTDTPVLIGSVKKETKSNVPKKYLEKYDSLKAKTYKLQKAVSFSTLQPISSEKETQTGITKLQPDLHSSSEEDPSIDLTVIINEPGAGNGQQIFYSNHTNTLTRTEQVASMTNSSIKQPVIESSTTEMPILAAHPVTENEAQESSSVTLNHEIIKITIINDSTSTENSSPIVFEVSTLVPLFNNHSADVLPASTMSGSDHTISPAVGNNSVTPTTVLATGSSSSTTHSSVENNSVRHSNSELTTIYMVTNTDKNVSTTEPPVTSPEIITETATLATTTLLVNANATEEITKAVNMTAATTMKIEASTPAQIEIFNHTDNFGEDHENEEHDGEMIDDYQSPLLSAANEPLHRPRSRRPLPNPNHIKKFNPFRILG